The nucleotide window ATAATTTTAAGGACAGGCCGGCCTCGCTGTTTATCCATGTGAACCCGTTTTTGGTGAAAATGGGGGGCGACCTGATCTTATTTGATGCCGGCCTGGGTTATAAAGATACCCATGACGAATTATTTTTGCACCAGCATATCCGCAATGCCGGGTTCGATCCGGATGATGTGACGCTGGTATTGATGTCGCACCTGCATTACGACCATTCGGGCGGATTAGTGGTTGAGCAGCATGGCCGTTTCGAGCCATCGTTCCCCAATGCCGAATACGTGGTACAAAAAGGTGAATGGGAATTTGCCATTACCGGAAAATCAAGCAGCTATCACAAAGAGATATTTGAAGTACTGGAACGCTCGGCCAGGTTAACTTTTGTGGAAGGCAGCGGCGAATTTAAACCCGGG belongs to Mucilaginibacter boryungensis and includes:
- a CDS encoding MBL fold metallo-hydrolase; its protein translation is MEIFVLGEGSYSVDATKKFIPFDPQVDNFKDRPASLFIHVNPFLVKMGGDLILFDAGLGYKDTHDELFLHQHIRNAGFDPDDVTLVLMSHLHYDHSGGLVVEQHGRFEPSFPNAEYVVQKGEWEFAITGKSSSYHKEIFEVLERSARLTFVEGSGEFKPGMRYELSGGHSPYHQVWWLNDGTDKCFFGGDELPEPEQLIRRFIAKYDYDGRKAMQLREQYGKIAAAEGWKCLFYHAKSNAVGTVREENDGFIVTPA